The following proteins are co-located in the Flammeovirga kamogawensis genome:
- a CDS encoding bifunctional folylpolyglutamate synthase/dihydrofolate synthase, producing the protein MTYQETLDFLYSQLPMFQRDGKSAFKKDLSNTIALCNFLGNPEKKFKSIHVAGTNGKGSSSHMLSAILQAAGYKVGLYTSPHLKSFTERVRINGQEISEGEVVAFTEKVKPAIEQIHPSFFELTVAMAFEHFAEQEVDIAVIEVGLGGRLDSTNIINPEACLITNIGLDHMDMLGNTLRLISKEKAGIIKEETPVVISQKQTETTPVFTEVALEKKAPLFFAENHLSWKGNSILKNNEEYCTDVEIGVKGNYQKHNVLGVLMLIDQLNKKGTFSISKEAIKKGLKDVVALSGLKGRWQILQHKPLVITDVGHNEDGWRFVLEQLQEQEFDKLFMVLGVVQEKDLPSMISKLPKNAYYFFCKPNVPRGLSAEVLTEEAQKLGLKGECEPDINTAILKAKKRAKDKDLVFIGGSTFVVAEINEL; encoded by the coding sequence ATGACATATCAAGAGACATTAGATTTTTTATATTCTCAGCTCCCTATGTTTCAAAGAGACGGGAAATCTGCATTTAAAAAAGACCTATCGAATACCATAGCTTTATGCAACTTTTTGGGTAATCCTGAAAAGAAATTTAAATCAATTCATGTTGCAGGCACAAACGGAAAAGGTAGTTCGTCTCATATGTTATCTGCAATATTACAAGCTGCAGGTTACAAGGTAGGTTTATATACTTCGCCTCACCTAAAAAGCTTTACAGAGAGAGTACGTATTAATGGTCAAGAAATTTCTGAAGGTGAAGTTGTTGCTTTTACAGAAAAAGTTAAACCAGCAATTGAACAAATTCACCCCTCTTTTTTTGAGTTAACAGTAGCAATGGCATTTGAGCATTTTGCTGAGCAAGAAGTTGATATTGCTGTAATTGAAGTAGGTTTAGGTGGACGCTTAGATTCTACAAATATTATTAATCCAGAGGCTTGTTTAATTACGAATATTGGATTAGATCATATGGATATGCTCGGGAATACATTGCGTTTGATTAGTAAAGAAAAGGCAGGTATTATTAAAGAAGAGACACCAGTTGTTATTAGTCAAAAACAGACAGAAACAACGCCTGTATTTACAGAAGTGGCATTAGAGAAAAAAGCACCTTTATTTTTTGCAGAGAATCATTTAAGTTGGAAAGGAAACTCGATACTTAAAAATAATGAAGAATACTGTACTGATGTTGAAATAGGTGTAAAAGGAAACTACCAAAAACATAATGTACTTGGCGTTTTAATGTTAATTGATCAATTAAATAAAAAAGGAACATTTTCTATTTCTAAAGAGGCGATCAAAAAAGGTTTAAAAGATGTTGTAGCATTGTCAGGCTTAAAAGGAAGATGGCAAATTTTACAACATAAGCCTTTGGTAATTACAGATGTTGGCCATAATGAAGATGGCTGGCGATTTGTATTAGAGCAGCTTCAAGAACAAGAATTTGATAAGTTATTTATGGTATTGGGAGTGGTACAAGAAAAAGATTTACCTAGCATGATAAGCAAGCTGCCTAAAAATGCGTACTATTTTTTCTGTAAGCCTAATGTGCCAAGAGGTTTGTCTGCAGAAGTATTAACAGAAGAAGCACAAAAACTCGGCTTAAAAGGAGAGTGTGAACCTGATATTAATACTGCTATACTTAAAGCAAAAAAACGAGCAAAAGATAAAGATTTAGTATTTATTGGGGGCAGTACATTTGTAGTAGCAGAAATTAATGAATTGTAA
- a CDS encoding DNA alkylation repair protein, with amino-acid sequence MTKDEVLNELYDFGNEGTKSIYLKHGANEPLFGVKVGDLKKIKKKTKIDHELALTLYHTGNSDAMYLAGLICKPKALSKEELQEWAELANWYLLSEYTVATVAAESNFGWEMGRQWIISDQENISSSGWSTLANCVAIITDEELNYADIDELLNVIEKNIHKAKNRVRYTMNGFLIAVGCYLIDYTEKALSIAREVGKVDVFMGDTSCKVPLAEEYILKVKNMDRIGKKKKKARC; translated from the coding sequence ATGACAAAAGACGAAGTACTCAATGAACTATATGATTTTGGAAATGAAGGAACAAAATCAATTTACCTTAAACACGGAGCTAACGAACCTTTGTTTGGTGTAAAAGTAGGTGACCTTAAAAAAATAAAGAAGAAAACTAAAATAGATCACGAACTCGCTTTAACGCTTTATCATACAGGTAATTCTGATGCAATGTATTTGGCAGGGCTAATCTGTAAACCCAAAGCATTATCAAAAGAGGAACTTCAAGAATGGGCAGAACTAGCCAATTGGTATCTACTAAGTGAGTATACAGTAGCAACAGTAGCAGCAGAAAGCAACTTTGGATGGGAAATGGGTAGGCAATGGATCATCTCAGATCAAGAAAATATTAGCAGTTCAGGTTGGTCTACATTAGCAAACTGTGTAGCCATAATTACTGATGAAGAGTTGAATTATGCAGATATAGATGAGCTATTAAATGTAATTGAAAAGAACATTCATAAGGCAAAGAACAGAGTAAGGTATACCATGAATGGTTTCTTGATTGCTGTAGGTTGTTATTTGATAGATTATACAGAAAAAGCACTTTCTATTGCAAGAGAAGTAGGTAAAGTAGATGTTTTTATGGGTGATACAAGTTGTAAGGTACCTTTAGCAGAAGAGTATATTCTAAAAGTGAAAAACATGGATAGAATTGGGAAAAAGAAAAAGAAGGCAAGATGTTAA
- a CDS encoding DUF3658 domain-containing protein, giving the protein MYHICLSDPERGALKYFFLQQGISDHKIICLHNELTVGPLSPDLNSLFTENRTTFYKEYLEFDDPTRDFYISKFVHPNYFSDLNEYSSIVVWKGENVAEELLLRFVANFSRFKDIYVAEVATIDAEYKNVAEVNPILFPQIWGKWKLISEGKRKSLINNWNKLGKQPLRILENGEIIEVPITFYDDHLLSFVTTSFQPSGRVVGQTLSSIDQRISDTFIYFRLRNLIKAQKVAYEGNLFSMMDLKVKLP; this is encoded by the coding sequence ATGTATCATATTTGTTTATCAGACCCTGAAAGGGGAGCATTGAAATATTTTTTCTTACAGCAAGGTATTTCTGATCATAAAATAATTTGTCTGCATAATGAGTTAACAGTCGGACCACTTTCGCCAGATTTAAATTCCTTATTTACAGAAAACAGAACTACATTCTATAAAGAGTATTTAGAGTTTGATGACCCAACAAGAGATTTTTACATATCTAAGTTTGTTCATCCAAATTATTTTTCTGACTTAAATGAGTATTCTTCTATTGTTGTTTGGAAAGGAGAAAATGTAGCAGAAGAGTTATTACTTCGTTTTGTTGCTAATTTTTCAAGATTTAAAGATATATATGTTGCTGAAGTTGCCACTATTGATGCTGAATACAAAAATGTAGCAGAGGTAAACCCAATCCTATTTCCTCAAATTTGGGGGAAATGGAAACTTATTTCTGAAGGTAAAAGGAAAAGCTTAATTAATAACTGGAACAAATTAGGTAAACAGCCATTACGAATCTTAGAAAATGGTGAAATCATAGAAGTTCCAATCACATTTTATGACGACCATTTATTGTCTTTTGTAACAACAAGCTTCCAACCATCTGGGCGTGTGGTAGGGCAAACACTTTCTTCTATTGATCAAAGAATATCAGATACTTTTATTTATTTTAGATTAAGAAATTTGATTAAGGCTCAGAAAGTGGCTTACGAAGGGAATCTGTTTTCTATGATGGATTTGAAAGTGAAACTACCGTAA
- the ribD gene encoding bifunctional diaminohydroxyphosphoribosylaminopyrimidine deaminase/5-amino-6-(5-phosphoribosylamino)uracil reductase RibD produces MTKSSSMEEKYMKRALQLATLGKGNVSPNPMVGAVIVHNDQIIGEGYHQKYGQPHAEVNAVASVSKENLPLLSEAEIYVTLEPCSHYGKTPPCADLLVKHNFKKVIVCNLDPNPLVAGRGIKRLEDAGIKVATRILENEGLEVNKRFFKAMTEKKPFVLLKYAQTSDGFVARENFDSKWISNPLSRQLVHKMRAEEDAILVGTNTAKYDDPALNVRAWAGKDPLRVVIDRSKKLDDNLKLFDNSIRTICYTSEFDEEKENLAFIPLNKETFLEDMLVDLFSKGIHSIIVEGGSTILKEFIDRKLWDEAHVFTSSSAAFGSGIEAPLLPHKKRVQVTTVEQDEYAIYKALK; encoded by the coding sequence ATGACCAAATCAAGTTCTATGGAAGAGAAGTATATGAAGAGGGCGTTGCAACTAGCAACATTAGGTAAAGGTAATGTAAGTCCTAATCCAATGGTAGGGGCTGTTATTGTACATAATGATCAAATTATTGGAGAGGGCTACCATCAAAAATATGGGCAACCTCATGCCGAAGTAAATGCTGTAGCTTCAGTAAGTAAGGAGAACCTACCGTTATTGTCTGAAGCAGAAATATATGTAACCTTAGAACCTTGTAGCCATTATGGTAAAACACCTCCATGTGCAGATCTTTTGGTTAAACACAACTTCAAAAAAGTTATTGTTTGTAATTTAGATCCTAACCCACTTGTTGCTGGTAGAGGGATTAAAAGATTAGAAGATGCAGGTATCAAAGTAGCTACCCGAATTTTAGAAAACGAGGGACTAGAGGTTAATAAACGCTTCTTTAAAGCAATGACAGAGAAAAAACCTTTTGTATTGCTTAAATATGCCCAAACATCAGATGGTTTTGTAGCAAGAGAGAATTTTGATTCTAAATGGATCAGTAATCCTCTTTCTCGTCAATTGGTACATAAAATGAGAGCTGAAGAAGATGCCATTTTAGTGGGAACAAATACAGCTAAATATGATGACCCTGCTTTAAATGTAAGAGCTTGGGCAGGTAAAGATCCGCTAAGGGTTGTTATTGATAGGTCTAAAAAACTTGATGATAATCTAAAACTGTTTGATAATTCTATTAGAACAATTTGTTATACATCAGAATTTGATGAGGAGAAAGAAAACCTTGCTTTTATTCCTTTGAATAAAGAAACTTTTTTAGAAGATATGCTTGTTGATCTATTTTCTAAAGGCATTCATTCAATTATTGTAGAAGGTGGAAGTACAATCCTTAAAGAATTTATTGATAGAAAACTATGGGATGAAGCACATGTTTTTACTTCATCGAGCGCTGCGTTTGGTAGTGGGATAGAAGCTCCATTACTACCACATAAAAAGAGAGTTCAAGTTACAACCGTAGAACAAGACGAATACGCAATATATAAAGCATTAAAGTAA
- a CDS encoding T9SS type A sorting domain-containing protein has translation MKIFLILSLYLITSIFSNLHATTYYSGTSGNFAETTWSTVSGEVGSVIDFASYDESEDTFVILSGHTITFPNTAIEIAVLYVLGNFNQGGEIGTLQIGSEFNIGGNVNFASGNSTLIVNNLHCFSGAKVLFSNSSMQINHTGLIFVSGGIDTFSKTGVSGANTSGELLSYLVANNGSYTLTTDRSISNFFAGTGESFTINTGKNILTVDGDLGTNTTINPGTVSGNVGSIELSSNAAGTLTIYDPSTSIVNDLSMASSHDITLGSRLQMEGTLTLTTGDIITNSNSMILLSDATISGMTNNSTPAASSSGGSNGSHILGSLSIIRESSVTGCVILPIGDGTNLRAVGAQNTGGYSDNFTITGIYNLGEHSDKDIDPDLTDIGVSASEYFDVSVSGSSSTNGKFTVLIPYHSGSGVNTSTADNIKSIHLMHYNTAEGHWESYGTVDDGSATHAGSGGTGYISAVATSFSPFAVGGDNSVHDLPVELTSFYGKLEDAALTLFWSTASEINNDRFEVEASKEGTYYSKIAEVKGAGNSNIALDYSFKINASNKEKYNYYRLRQVDFDGQFEYTYVLSFENQSTELFDFNLYPNPTSNTLSLDVVLDDLDELTQISIYNLIGVEVRRTASLERFQTLDVHSLQKGIYIVNIKTKAGKNKTHRFTVK, from the coding sequence ATGAAAATTTTCTTAATACTTTCACTTTACCTAATTACCTCTATTTTTTCAAATCTACATGCTACTACATATTATTCTGGAACAAGTGGGAATTTTGCTGAAACTACTTGGTCAACTGTATCCGGTGAGGTAGGGTCGGTAATTGATTTTGCTTCTTATGATGAAAGTGAAGATACTTTTGTAATTCTTTCGGGACATACAATAACTTTTCCGAATACAGCTATAGAAATAGCTGTTTTATATGTATTAGGTAATTTTAATCAAGGAGGAGAGATAGGCACACTTCAAATAGGAAGCGAATTTAATATTGGGGGTAATGTGAATTTCGCATCTGGAAATTCAACTTTAATAGTTAATAATTTGCATTGCTTTTCGGGAGCAAAGGTTTTATTTTCAAATTCATCTATGCAAATAAACCATACGGGTTTAATTTTTGTTTCAGGCGGAATTGATACTTTTTCAAAAACAGGTGTTAGTGGAGCTAATACTTCAGGCGAATTACTCAGTTATTTAGTAGCAAACAACGGTTCATATACTTTAACTACTGATAGATCTATCTCCAATTTCTTTGCAGGAACCGGAGAATCTTTCACAATTAATACAGGTAAAAATATACTGACTGTAGATGGTGACCTTGGTACAAACACGACTATTAACCCTGGTACAGTATCTGGAAATGTAGGTTCAATCGAGCTTTCTTCAAACGCAGCAGGTACATTAACTATTTATGATCCATCAACTTCTATCGTAAATGATCTATCAATGGCTTCTTCCCATGATATTACTTTAGGTAGTCGATTACAAATGGAGGGAACGCTTACATTAACTACTGGAGATATTATTACAAATAGTAATAGCATGATATTGTTATCTGATGCTACAATTTCAGGTATGACTAATAACTCAACTCCAGCAGCATCGTCTTCTGGAGGAAGTAACGGCTCTCATATATTAGGGTCTTTAAGTATTATAAGAGAGAGTAGTGTTACGGGGTGCGTTATATTACCAATAGGAGATGGTACTAATTTACGAGCTGTAGGAGCACAAAACACGGGAGGTTATTCTGATAATTTTACAATTACAGGTATCTATAATTTGGGTGAACACTCAGATAAAGATATAGATCCAGATTTAACGGATATTGGAGTATCAGCTTCAGAATATTTTGATGTAAGTGTTTCAGGGAGCAGTTCTACCAATGGTAAATTTACTGTTTTGATTCCATATCATTCTGGATCAGGTGTAAATACATCAACTGCAGATAATATAAAAAGTATACATTTAATGCATTACAATACAGCTGAAGGTCATTGGGAATCTTATGGTACAGTTGACGATGGTTCTGCAACACATGCAGGAAGTGGAGGTACTGGATATATAAGTGCCGTAGCAACAAGTTTTAGTCCGTTTGCAGTTGGGGGAGATAACTCTGTACATGATCTACCTGTTGAGCTTACCTCATTTTATGGTAAATTAGAAGATGCAGCACTTACTTTATTTTGGAGTACAGCTTCAGAAATTAATAATGATAGGTTTGAAGTTGAAGCGTCAAAAGAAGGTACTTATTATAGTAAAATTGCCGAAGTAAAAGGGGCTGGTAATTCTAATATAGCTCTTGATTATAGTTTTAAAATTAATGCATCTAACAAAGAGAAATACAACTATTACCGTTTACGTCAAGTAGATTTTGATGGACAGTTTGAATATACGTATGTATTGTCTTTTGAAAACCAATCAACAGAATTATTTGATTTTAATTTGTATCCAAACCCAACATCAAATACACTTTCTCTTGATGTAGTTTTAGACGATTTAGATGAGCTTACACAAATATCTATCTACAATCTTATAGGTGTTGAGGTAAGACGAACAGCTTCTTTAGAACGGTTTCAAACTTTAGACGTTCATTCTCTTCAAAAAGGAATATATATTGTAAATATTAAAACGAAAGCAGGAAAAAATAAGACGCATCGTTTTACTGTAAAATGA
- a CDS encoding RluA family pseudouridine synthase, which yields MNPSILSTLKVNNDYSDKDRVFDYILKNNTIITSRNGLKKAFKKGRILLNDTILNGAEWCAAGDIYQIFGEEEKVPKIFELSLNVLYEDDDCAVIYKPAGFSVSGNQFRTIENALLYNIKPSDLIDKMPWPKPCHRLDAPTSGVLLIAKTRLARVAFGQQFENKTIKKKYHAVVMGKLHADEGDIRTPIENKESHSSYKVIETVASLRSEQLSIVELTPHTGRTHQLRIHMASLGTPIVGDKLYGIEGNTLEGKGLFLSSVEITFKHPRTLAFKTIKAPQPEKFEKLLIRETKMWNKFRS from the coding sequence ATGAACCCGTCAATTCTTTCCACTCTAAAAGTAAATAATGATTATTCTGATAAAGACAGAGTTTTTGATTATATACTTAAAAACAATACTATCATTACTTCTAGAAATGGATTAAAAAAAGCATTTAAAAAAGGACGGATTCTTTTAAATGATACGATATTGAATGGCGCAGAATGGTGTGCCGCTGGAGATATTTATCAAATTTTTGGTGAAGAAGAAAAAGTACCTAAAATTTTTGAACTATCATTAAATGTATTGTATGAAGATGATGATTGTGCTGTAATTTATAAACCTGCTGGTTTTTCTGTCAGTGGAAATCAATTTAGAACAATAGAGAATGCACTTCTTTACAATATTAAACCAAGTGATTTAATTGATAAAATGCCGTGGCCTAAACCTTGCCATAGACTTGACGCTCCAACTTCTGGCGTTTTGTTAATTGCTAAAACACGTTTGGCTAGAGTTGCTTTTGGACAACAGTTTGAAAACAAAACTATTAAAAAGAAATACCATGCTGTTGTAATGGGAAAACTACATGCTGATGAAGGTGATATTAGAACACCCATTGAAAATAAGGAGTCACACAGTTCTTATAAAGTAATAGAAACCGTTGCTTCTTTACGTAGTGAACAATTATCTATCGTAGAATTAACCCCACATACAGGACGAACACATCAACTTAGAATACACATGGCTAGTTTAGGAACTCCGATTGTTGGTGATAAACTATATGGAATTGAAGGAAATACATTAGAAGGAAAAGGGTTATTTCTCTCTTCTGTAGAAATTACTTTTAAACACCCTAGAACTTTAGCTTTTAAAACAATAAAAGCTCCTCAACCAGAAAAGTTTGAGAAGCTTTTAATAAGAGAGACTAAAATGTGGAATAAATTCCGTTCTTAG
- a CDS encoding phospholipid scramblase-related protein, with amino-acid sequence MHPLLNHNVFFVKEHVGMFKAANNYDIHDPETDEIMMECREDNLGFITKLLRFTDYKRMTPFNIEIKSATGEKILTVKRGISIFLSDVEVFDEHDQLVGTFKQKLFSIGGKFEVIDPNGVSLCMLKGKWTSWDFRFVKDDFEFAHVSKHFAGIAKEFFTTADNYALEINPEVPQDNRLRLLILAAVMCIDMVLKE; translated from the coding sequence ATGCATCCCTTATTAAATCATAACGTATTTTTTGTAAAAGAGCATGTTGGTATGTTTAAAGCTGCCAACAACTACGACATCCACGATCCAGAAACTGATGAGATCATGATGGAATGTCGTGAAGACAATCTAGGTTTTATTACTAAGTTGCTTCGTTTTACAGACTACAAACGAATGACGCCTTTTAATATTGAAATTAAATCGGCTACTGGAGAAAAAATACTAACGGTGAAAAGAGGTATCTCAATTTTTTTGTCGGATGTAGAAGTTTTTGATGAACACGATCAGCTTGTAGGTACATTTAAGCAAAAACTATTCTCTATAGGCGGTAAATTTGAGGTAATAGACCCTAACGGGGTGTCGCTTTGTATGCTTAAAGGAAAATGGACAAGTTGGGATTTCAGATTTGTAAAAGATGATTTTGAGTTTGCTCATGTAAGTAAACATTTTGCTGGTATTGCAAAAGAGTTTTTTACTACTGCAGACAATTATGCATTAGAAATTAACCCAGAGGTACCGCAAGATAACCGATTAAGGTTACTCATTTTGGCAGCGGTTATGTGCATCGATATGGTATTAAAAGAGTAA
- a CDS encoding alpha/beta hydrolase produces the protein MSSTKEWVSIKFDTPFLTNNTLTSEMESLWFVFHGYGQLAEHFIRRFDVLDLSKNHVVALQGLSKFYLDSSYKKVGASWMTKLEREVDILHQKRYIDEVFYNRLMKADKKEVKLNFFAFSQGGATLLRWLKDAQPKVDNLIMWAADLPSEFTEDDFKFLSAKSNLFVVLGTQDPFAKMIDITRQKELLQSLPCSTEFVSFEGGHLVKRDVLETIIEKLNCKTNF, from the coding sequence ATGTCGTCTACAAAAGAATGGGTTTCTATAAAATTTGATACTCCTTTTCTAACAAATAATACACTAACGTCAGAAATGGAATCATTATGGTTCGTTTTTCATGGTTATGGTCAATTAGCAGAACATTTTATCAGACGTTTTGATGTTTTAGATTTATCTAAGAACCATGTGGTTGCTTTACAAGGACTTTCAAAGTTTTATTTAGACAGTAGCTACAAGAAAGTAGGAGCTTCTTGGATGACAAAATTAGAACGTGAGGTAGATATTCTTCATCAAAAAAGATACATTGACGAAGTCTTTTACAATAGGTTAATGAAAGCTGATAAAAAGGAGGTTAAATTAAACTTTTTTGCTTTTTCACAAGGTGGAGCAACATTACTTAGATGGTTAAAAGATGCTCAGCCAAAGGTAGATAATCTGATTATGTGGGCAGCAGATTTACCGTCTGAGTTTACAGAAGATGATTTTAAATTCTTATCAGCAAAATCTAATTTATTTGTGGTTTTGGGAACTCAAGATCCATTTGCTAAAATGATTGATATCACCAGACAAAAAGAACTCTTGCAAAGTTTACCATGTAGCACAGAATTTGTATCGTTTGAAGGAGGACATCTGGTAAAACGAGATGTTTTGGAAACGATAATAGAAAAACTAAACTGTAAAACTAATTTTTAG
- a CDS encoding AMP-binding protein: MEQKRPWYKHYADFTPQEINPDNYQSLIALFEESFKKFSDKVAYECMGGKLTYKEVDLASERFAAYLQDSCGMDRGDRIAIQMPNVLQYPIAMIGAIRAGMVVVNTNPLYTEREMLHQFTDASVKTVVIMANFADKLQHILPKAPSIKNIITTEIGDLLTFPKNLIVNSVVKYVKKMVPAYSLPKAVKFKAALKKGATSTYVRPILTGEDHAFLQYTGGTTGVAKGAILTHRNIVANLEQSNAWLQGVLKEGEELVVTALPLYHIFALTVNCMTMMKIGAHNLLITNPRDMDAFINEISKYKFSIMTGVNTLFNGMLNHNKFADLDFSKLKVTIGGGMAVQQAVAKRWEEITKCTLAEGYGLTETSPVVCVHRLDNPKIGTIGLPYPSTDVKVLDADGQEVPIGDTGELCVNGPQVMKGYWNRPQDTEDTFFPNGWLRTGDIATMDHHGYFKIVDRKKDMVLVSGFNVYPNEVEDVLVMHEGVDECAVIGVPDEKSTEAVKCFIVKKDQHLTQEQLKSFCKENLAGYKVPRHYEFRTELPKSAVGKILRRVLKEEELAKTKKALH; encoded by the coding sequence ATGGAACAAAAGCGACCTTGGTATAAACACTACGCTGATTTTACTCCTCAGGAAATAAACCCTGACAACTACCAATCGTTAATAGCTCTTTTTGAAGAATCGTTTAAGAAATTCTCTGATAAGGTAGCTTATGAATGTATGGGTGGTAAATTAACTTATAAAGAGGTTGATTTAGCTTCGGAACGTTTTGCAGCTTATTTACAAGACTCATGCGGTATGGATAGAGGGGACAGAATTGCTATTCAGATGCCAAATGTATTGCAATACCCTATTGCAATGATTGGAGCAATTCGTGCAGGCATGGTAGTAGTGAATACTAACCCGCTTTATACTGAAAGAGAAATGCTACATCAGTTTACTGATGCTAGTGTAAAAACTGTTGTGATTATGGCCAACTTTGCCGATAAATTACAGCATATTTTACCAAAAGCTCCATCTATAAAAAATATAATTACTACAGAAATAGGCGACTTACTAACGTTTCCTAAAAACTTGATTGTAAACTCTGTAGTAAAGTATGTTAAGAAAATGGTACCTGCTTATAGTTTACCTAAGGCAGTGAAGTTTAAAGCAGCATTAAAAAAAGGAGCTACGTCTACATATGTTAGACCAATCTTAACAGGAGAAGATCACGCTTTTTTACAATATACAGGAGGTACAACAGGTGTTGCAAAAGGAGCAATTCTAACGCACAGAAATATTGTTGCTAACCTAGAACAATCAAATGCTTGGTTACAAGGAGTTTTAAAAGAAGGAGAAGAATTAGTAGTTACAGCGCTTCCTTTATATCATATTTTTGCTTTAACAGTAAATTGTATGACGATGATGAAGATTGGTGCTCACAATTTATTAATTACTAACCCTCGTGATATGGATGCCTTTATCAACGAGATAAGTAAATACAAGTTCTCGATCATGACGGGTGTAAATACACTCTTTAATGGTATGCTGAATCATAATAAATTTGCAGATCTTGATTTCTCAAAGTTAAAAGTGACCATTGGTGGCGGTATGGCAGTTCAGCAAGCTGTAGCAAAACGTTGGGAGGAAATTACAAAATGTACTTTAGCAGAGGGATATGGATTAACAGAAACATCTCCTGTAGTATGTGTACATAGATTAGATAATCCCAAAATTGGTACTATCGGGTTACCTTACCCTTCTACAGATGTAAAAGTTTTAGATGCAGATGGACAAGAAGTACCTATTGGTGATACTGGAGAGCTTTGTGTTAATGGTCCTCAGGTAATGAAAGGCTACTGGAACAGACCACAAGATACTGAAGATACGTTCTTCCCAAATGGGTGGTTAAGAACTGGAGATATTGCAACAATGGACCATCATGGTTATTTTAAAATTGTAGACCGTAAAAAAGATATGGTTTTAGTCTCTGGCTTTAATGTTTACCCTAACGAAGTAGAAGATGTTTTAGTAATGCATGAAGGCGTAGATGAATGTGCCGTAATTGGTGTACCTGATGAAAAATCTACAGAAGCAGTAAAATGTTTTATTGTAAAGAAAGATCAGCATCTAACTCAAGAGCAGTTAAAGAGCTTCTGTAAAGAGAACTTGGCAGGGTACAAAGTACCAAGGCATTATGAGTTCCGTACAGAATTACCAAAATCTGCCGTAGGAAAAATCTTAAGGCGTGTGCTGAAAGAGGAAGAATTAGCCAAAACAAAAAAGGCTTTACATTAA
- a CDS encoding J domain-containing protein, translating to MLVDRFKDILKATINDQIDKNPLFENLFKNEDGFDAEWKKYYDEIKNSTYSYKEESSYQGYSGQQQSYQQQPQKKTKEQEYYSALEVKPGDDFPTIKKSYRKLVKLYHPDLYAGDKKKQEMAQKVTLEINEAYNFFEKTLK from the coding sequence ATGCTAGTAGATCGATTTAAAGACATATTAAAAGCAACCATAAACGATCAGATTGATAAAAATCCGTTATTTGAGAACCTCTTTAAAAATGAAGATGGTTTTGATGCTGAGTGGAAAAAGTATTACGATGAGATAAAAAATTCCACATACTCATACAAAGAGGAATCTTCTTATCAAGGCTATTCTGGTCAACAACAATCTTATCAGCAACAACCACAGAAAAAAACCAAAGAACAAGAATATTATAGTGCTTTGGAAGTAAAACCTGGTGATGATTTTCCAACTATAAAGAAATCTTATAGAAAATTGGTTAAATTATACCATCCAGACCTGTATGCTGGGGATAAGAAGAAACAAGAAATGGCTCAGAAGGTAACTTTAGAAATAAACGAAGCCTATAACTTCTTTGAAAAAACTTTAAAATAG